The Kaistella daneshvariae genomic sequence ATACTGATCCTTACACCAGCTTAAATAACTGGAATCTGGAACTTCAAAGAAATCTCACCCAAACCATCGGAAATAATGCCTACGATATCGGGCATTTATTTGGTGCTTCGGGCGGCGGCGGCAACGCCGGTTGCGTGGGCTGCGTATGTGTAAATCCGACCAGTGATAACGATCGGGGTAAAGGTTCTGGAATCACTTCGCCGGCGAACAATATTCCGAAAGGTGACAGTTTTGACCTGGATTTTGTTGCCCATGAACTGGGACACCAGCTGGGCGCCACGCACACTTTTTCGCATATTATTGAAGGTGGCAGCCACGTGGAACCCGGCTCGGGCTCAACAATAATGGGCTACGGCGGAATTACTGGCTCCACGACGGACGTACAGTCGCGGGCAGATGCTTATTTTCATGTCGTTTCAATCGATCAGGTGCAGCAAAATTTACAGAAAAAAACCTGCGATGTGGAAGTTGCCATCAGCAATAATCCGCCTATTATTACGCCCATGCCTGAGGTTACCATTCCGAAATCCACGGCTTTCGTTTTAACCGCGCAGGCTACCGATTCGGAAAACAATCCGCTGACCTATACGTGGGAGGAAGTAGACAACGCTTCCACGCCCATTGATAAAGTGAACTTAGGAAAAACCACCACCGGCGCAAGTTTTCGGTCTTTTCCGCCAACATCGAATCCCACGCGGTATTTTCCCAAATTAGAAACAGTGCTTTCCGGCGTGGTGAGAAATCCCGACGGCTGGGAATCGGCCTCAACCGTTGCACGGATTTCAAATTTCAGTGTAAACGTAAGAGATAATCACCCTGATGCTACGCAAAAACAGACGCAAAGCGCAGTGCAGAAAATAATTGTAAGCGATAATGGTCCTTTTAAAGTTACGAGTACCAAGGTTTACAATAATGCTGCAGGACCTTTAAACTGGGATGTTGTCGGTACTAATGCGGCACCATTTAATGTAAAAGACGTCCGAATAGATTATACCAAAGATAATGGTGACACCTGGTTTTTGGTCACGGCTTCTACACCAAATGACGGAGCAGAACTCGTCAGTTTTCCGACCTTAGCCTCGAATACCGAAGTTAAAGTCCGGATTTCGGCGATTGGCAATGTATTTTATGCAGTAGCGCCGGTACCGGTGGCACCTATTGCACCTTGCGACGGCACTGCGCCAAAGAATCTCACTGTAAGCAACATTACCGTAAACAGCGCCAGTTTAAGCTGGGAAGCCGTTGCAAACGCGACATATATCGTCCGCCATAAAAAGGCCACCGAAACTGGCTGGACCCAGATTCCTGTGACGGGTGTAAGTTACACGCTTACCAATTTGGCAGAAACAACGGATTATAACGTGCAGGTCGCAGCTGTTTGTTCCGGAACAGTGGGTGCTTATGCCAATGCCAACTTTAAAACAACGGGTTTAACGTATTGCGATTTGGTTTCCAACAGCGCCGCGGAAGAATACATCAGCAAAGTTGAAATTACCGCGGAAAAAGCCACCGGCGTGAGCAGTACTTCGGGGGCGTCTACGTATTCAGATTTCTCAGCTGATGCTACGCGGCTTGTGAAACTTAAAGCCAATACCACAAACAACATTATTAAAGTGACCAAAACCTGGCCGGGCGACAAATTTAATGACGGTGTAACGGCATGGATTGATTTCAACCGAAATGGAATTTACGAAGCAAGTGAACTCATTATTTCCAGCTCACCAAGCCAGACGACACCAGTTTCCGCAACTTTTGCAGTGCCGGCCGATGCTTATACAGGAGACAAAACTGTTGGAATGCGCGTGGTTTTAAGATATAATGCCTTACAGACTTCACCGTGCGAAACTTTTAATTATGGTGAAGTTGAAGATTACGCGGTAAAAATTAACGCAGATCTGGCTGTGAACGATCCGACTGCAACCGAGATTGTGGTTTATCCGAATCCTGCAACTGACGTTCTGAACGTGACCAAAGTTTCCGATAAAGCAACTTTCGAATTCTATAATATGACCGGCCAGCTGGTTTCAAAAGGTTTAATAAATGAACGCAAAGTTGATGTTTCAACTTTGGTTAAAGGTGTTTATATCATTTCAATCAAAGATGGTGAGGAAACTGCGAAAGTGAAATTCATCAAGAAATAGCACGAAATTTTTTAAAACTATTTTTTATCCCCGGAACCGTTTCGGGGATTTTTATTTATTTGCCGTTATATGGGCAAATTTTTAGATTTTAACCAAACTTTAACCTCAATTTAGCATCAAAGAAATTAATCTTAGCGAAAAAGCGTTTAATTTTGCGCACTTATGAGAAAGCTACTGTTACTGGCCGTTTTTTTTATTTTTAACCAATTTAGTGCGCAATATTTCACCGGTGAAATCATCATTCGCGATAAATCGGTGTATTATCTGAACCAAATTTACGTCACCAACCTTTCCGACCAGAAAACCGTTTATACCGACCATTTCGGAAGTTTTAAAATTCCTGCAAAGCCAGGCGATATTATTCGTTTTACGTCCATTGTGACCGACCGAAAAGATATAAAAGTTACGCCCGACCAGCTGGAAACTTTGCATAATGTGGTGGAACTGAAAATTGCATATTATGATATTCAGGAAGTGGTGATCAGCAAATTTAAACCTACCGGAAATCTCCGTAAAGACGTGACTTCCCTTAAAAATGGTGAAAAAGCGCTGGCTTTGCAGCAAATGATTGGTTTACCCAGCCCGAAAGGCGACGGTACTTCACCACAACTTCCCGTTGCAGCGCTGCAGGGTGGCGGCCTTTCTTTCAGCATCGACAGTATGTACGACATTCTTTCTGGCGAGCGTAAGAAAAAAGAGAGGGCAGAACAGTACGAAAAAATGAATACGGCCGTTCTTAATATTAAAAATTACTTTGGTGTCCCATATTTCACTGCTTTAAAAATACCGGAGAATCTTATCGAAAATTTTCTGCAGTTTGTTTATTCATCAGATGACATTTATTCCTTAGTTGCAGCGAGGAATTATGAAGCTGTAACGCTGTATATTGAAAAATATCTGCCCATTTACCAGCGCCGTCTGAAGAATTCCAGCTTGATGGAGCAGGTAAAATAAGCGGACGGAACAGTTATTAAGGAATAATTTTTTATATTTGGCTGTTTCAGAAAAAAACCTGCTTTGAGCCAGTAAAAAATTAAAAAATATAGTAATACAGAAAATTCCCGGCTTTATGACCTTTTTCAAAAAAATATATTTTTTAGTTTTCATTCTTCTTTTTGCCGCCAATTTTTCCGCACAAAAAAAGCTGAAAGATTATTCGCGCATTATGCGCAGCACCAGCATTTACGAAATCGATGCTTTTTTAAAGGACGCGCACCCAGACGATCCGAAAAGAATAATTTTAAAACCAAGGCTGATTAAGTTGCTGAAAGAATACATTAAAAACGCACATCCGGGGGATCAGCGTGTGCCGGGTTTTCAAGAAAAAATCGCGTTGCTTTACCGACGGCCTTCCACAAAAATCAGCTTTGATGAAATGAATGAAATCATCAGGCAAAAACAAATTGCGAAGCTTAAAGCACAACTCACGACTAAAAATTACGCCGTTCAGCAGGATTTAGGTGCTTTACAGCAATCATCGACCCTTATGGATGCCGATGAACAGGAAGAATTTTTAATGCTGATGGCGGTTTCTCCTACCGAGCATAAAAATAAAACAGTACAAATCCTCAATTCTTTGTTCGACAGCGATCCTTCCAGTACAGAAAGCATCGTGATGATTGAAAATAAATCCAGCTGCAACATGATAATGCGCATTGAAGGCGTAGGAAATACCAAATACCGTCTGGCAGTTCCGACGCAAACCGAAGGCTCAATTGTAGTTCAGAAGGGCAGCTATCTCTTTACTGCCAAAGTATGCGGCGCCGATTATGCTTCGCAGAAATCCATTCAAAAAGCCATCATCGTTTCACTGAACAATCCGGGTAAATAAAAAACTTTAATTAAAATATTTTACAGGAGCGCGGCTTTTGTATGACTTATGGGCAAAAAAAATAAACTGGCAAGATTTGCTGAAAACAAGACACTTCCGAACGTTTTTCAACCAACCAGAGATGAGGCTTTAGCTGAATTTCCCCTGAAAGGAAAATGGCGGCAGGAAGTTTTTAAAAATGAAAATCCGATTGTGCTGGAGTTGGGTTGCGGCAAAGGCGAATATTCCGTAGGACTGGGAAAAGCATTTCCCGAAAAGAATTTTATCGGTGTGGACATCAAAGGTGCGCGGTTTTGGTTTGGTGCAAAAGATGCGCTGGAAAATAACCTGCAAAACGTTGCTTTTTTGCGAACTCAGATTGAGCTGATTGACCGTTTTTTCGCCGAAGATGAGGTAGATGAAATGTGGATCACTTTCCCGGATCCACAGATAAAATACCGCCGCACGAAGCATCGCATGACACATCCGGATTTCCTGGAACGTTATAAGAAGATTTTGAAAAAAGACAGCATTATGCACCTGAAAACCGATTCAGAATTTTTGCACGGCTATACTCTAGGTTTGCTTCAGGGCTTGGGACACGAAATTGTTTCCGCACACCACGATATTTACGGCGCACCGGAATACGATCCGGATACTCCGCTTTTACGAGAAATTAAAACCTATTATGAAACACTTTTCGAAGCGAAAGGAAAAACCATCACGTACATCAAGTTTAAAATCAAATAGCCAAAACGGAAAATTTTGCCCATATAGCGGCAAATAAAAAGGTTCAGAAAATTAATTCTGAACCTTTTTTTATTTAAAAGATGAAAATCCTTATTCAGCTGAAGCTGAAGTTTCGGAAGTGAAATCTGCATCAGCATCTGCTGAAACTTTTTCACCTTCTTCTTTAGATTTTTCTTTATCGGCTTTTCTTTGTGATAAACCTTCTTTGATAGAATCTGAAACTACGCTCAGGATCATATCGATAGATTTTGAAGCATCATCATTTCCAGGAATTACGTATTCGACTTTTCTTGGATCAGAGTTGGTATCAACGATTGCGAAAACCGGGATGCCCAATTTTTTAGCTTCTGTTACCGCGATGTGTTCTTTCATGATATCAACCACGAAAAGTGCTGATGGAAGACGCACCATATCCGAAATTGAACCTAAGTTTTTCTCCAAGTTTGCTCTTTGACGGTCAACCTGAAGTCTTTCTTTTTTAGATAAAGTTTCGAAAGTACCATCTTTCTTCATTTTATCAATGTGGTTCATTTTTTTAACCGCTTTACGGATGGTAACAAAGTTTGTTAACATTCCGCCCGGCCATCTTTCAGTAATATAAGGCATGTTAAGTTCTGCTGCATATTTCGCCACAACTTCTTTCGCTTGCTTTTTGGTAGCTACGAAAAGAACTTTTTTGCCTGCAGAAGTAATTTTTTCCAAAGCTGAACAAGCTTCATCTAATTTTACTGCTGTTTTATGTAGGTCTACGATGTGAATACCGTTTTTCTCCATAAAAATGTATGGAGCCATATTTGGGTTCCACTTACGGGTCATGTGACCGAAGTGTACGCCTGCCTCTAAAAGGTCTTTAACATTTGCTTTTGCCATGTCTCTTTTTGTTTTTAGTTTACGTGCCGCTTATGCAATCAACAATTTCTTTAGATGGGAGAAATGTTTGGGTGCTAAACTAAACGGGGCAATTTGGTGCTTTAGGCTTTAAGCGGTAAGCTTTAAGCTTTCAAGCGAGTTAATAATTTGTTTGAGCATAAGCTTAATGCATATCGCATATAGCTTACAGCCATTCTTAACGTTTTGAGAATTGGAATTTCTTTCTCGCTTTTTTCTGACCTGGTTTTTTTCTTTCAACCATTCTTGCATCTCTTGTAAGCAAACCGTGTGGCTTTAAAAGCAAACGGAATTCTTCGTTGATTTCGCAAAGCGCTCTGGAAACTGCCAGTCTGATCGCTTCTGCCTGACCGGTAATACCGCCACCGAAAACATTCACGGTAACGTCATACTGACCCACAGTTTCTGTTAACAAAAACGGCTGGTTGATTTTGTAAACCAATACATCAGTACCAAAGTATTCCTTAGAATCTTTTTTGTTTATAGTGATCACACCAGAACCTGGGCGCACATAAACTCTTGCAACAGAAGTTTTTCTTCTTCCGATTTTATGAACTGTAGACATATTAATTATTTGAATTCGTTAATATTAATAACTTTTGGCTGTTGAGCTTCATGTTTATGCTCAGTTCCTTCATATAAATAAAGGTTACCTAGCAACTGAGATCCCAGTTTGTTTTTTGGAAGCATACCTTTTACAGATTTTTCCAACACTTTCAAAGAATCTTTTTTCTGAAGTTCCAGCGCAGTCATAGACTTTTGACCACCTGGATAACCAGTATGCCAAATGTAAGTCTTGTCAGCCCACTTGTTTCCGGAAAGAGTAACTTTCCCAGCATTCAAAACGATTACATTATCTCCGCAATCTGCGTGAGGTGTAAAATTCGTTTTGTGCTTACCTCTCAAAATCTTTGCAACCTTGGAAGCTAATCTTCCTAAAGGCTGTCCTTCAGCGTCTACCACAACCCATTCTTTATTAGCGGTAGCTTTGTTAGCTGAAACGGTTTTGTAACTTAATGTATTCACACTTTTTCGTTTACGATTAAACATAATTTTCCCCAAAACGGGTGTGCAAAGGTAGGATTTTTTTTTCTATTCCGAAAAGGTTTCGTAATATTTGTCCGAAATCGTTTCCACCCAAATATTTTTTCACCTAAAATATTCACGCTGAATATCTTCGCGCATTTTTCTTATTTAAATTTCATTCTTCACCACTCAGAAAAATTTCCGGCTTAAACGGCGTTTTTTTTTAGTTTTTGTTGAATGACATTACTTCCATCTTATTTTCTTTTTTTAAAAAATTAAAAAATTGGCTGCTTTTTGAGCATATTTTTTCATTTTGAATTTCAGCGAAAATCATCGTCATGTGCGGGAGTTTTAAATCCGAAAAATTTTAATCAAAATAAAATTTCCTTCCCCGAACTTTTCAATCCAAAAAAGAATTATCTTTCCATTTAAATTTTTAATCATGAAAAAATTCGCCGCTGTATTCCTCTTTTTTTCCGTTTTGTCTTCCGCCCAAAACCAAAGATTTATGTACGACTACACTTTTGTGAAAGATACTTTAGATAAAAGTAACGTCACCAAAGAGTTGATGTACCTTGACATTTCAAAGGACGGATCTAAATTTTACAGCCGCGCAGTCTTTGTGCAGGATTCTACCATGTATGCCGATTTTGAAAAACAAATCAAAAATACCGGTGCAATGAATGTTTCAGTTTCTTTCAACGGAGGTAGCAGAGGAATTGTAAAAGATAAAATCCTTAAAAATTACCCGAAACAGGAGGTGATTTTAGAATCAAGAGTCGGCCGCGATCTTTTTCATGTGGCGGAAGACCGAAAATTAAATTGGAAGATCTTACCTGAAAAAATGAAAATCGGCGAATTTGAAGCTCAGAAAGCTACAACGACTTTCGCGGGTAGAGAATGGACGGCGTTTTTCGCCCCGGAGTTGCCTTTTCAGGATGGTCCGTATAAATTTCAGGGTCTGCCGGGTTTGATTGTAAAGCTTGAAGACGACAGCAAAACACACGTTTTTGAATTGAAGGGTGTCACAAAATATACTCCCGCAGTTGAGGTAACTTCACAATTTAATTCTCCCGCAAAACCTCTCGCCGTTAACCGCGTACAATATAAAAAAATGTTTTGGGACCGCCGAAACGATCCGGCAAAAGACATGAAACAGCTTATAGCCAGCGGCGGCAAATTTATCATTAAAGACAAAAATGGAGTGGAGATTTCTCCAGCTACTAGAATTAAAGAAATGGAACAGGGCGCGAAAGAAGCCAATGCGAAAGACAATAATTTAATCGAAATCGATATGCTAAAACTCTAATTATTCAGGCTACTTTTTCAATTGAGGTGAAGTGAATTCGTGCATTCTTGGCAGCTTATTTTCTCAGCGATTTTGATCTGCGGAAACTTGCTAAAACATAATACGCGACAAAAACCATCGAAAACTTAATAACTGACGGCACCGCCAGTTCTAAATTGAAAAAAAATGCTCCTAAAGCAACCAAAATTGCCATGGCGCCAAAAGAATACATCAGCTT encodes the following:
- a CDS encoding reprolysin-like metallopeptidase — translated: MQKIFLSFFFVMIASFAFGQWIPTTSQGDQIKKPSQHAAYYALDQTKMISVLKNANESGKYAAPVEITLPTLDGRLERFAVYSSPVVVKSLADRYGLGSYVGVGIDDPTAYVRFSMAPNDFQAMMIRNGVYEFIEPQNTEKSIYRVKPKSSRTGGSQAFVCSTNENPLTKQQIDRLYSEGKTFDKNALNFSKSSDKKFRTLRLALSVNGEYTQYFGGVSQALAAINATLTRVNGIFERDFAVRLILQDFPQLIYTNPDTDPYTSLNNWNLELQRNLTQTIGNNAYDIGHLFGASGGGGNAGCVGCVCVNPTSDNDRGKGSGITSPANNIPKGDSFDLDFVAHELGHQLGATHTFSHIIEGGSHVEPGSGSTIMGYGGITGSTTDVQSRADAYFHVVSIDQVQQNLQKKTCDVEVAISNNPPIITPMPEVTIPKSTAFVLTAQATDSENNPLTYTWEEVDNASTPIDKVNLGKTTTGASFRSFPPTSNPTRYFPKLETVLSGVVRNPDGWESASTVARISNFSVNVRDNHPDATQKQTQSAVQKIIVSDNGPFKVTSTKVYNNAAGPLNWDVVGTNAAPFNVKDVRIDYTKDNGDTWFLVTASTPNDGAELVSFPTLASNTEVKVRISAIGNVFYAVAPVPVAPIAPCDGTAPKNLTVSNITVNSASLSWEAVANATYIVRHKKATETGWTQIPVTGVSYTLTNLAETTDYNVQVAAVCSGTVGAYANANFKTTGLTYCDLVSNSAAEEYISKVEITAEKATGVSSTSGASTYSDFSADATRLVKLKANTTNNIIKVTKTWPGDKFNDGVTAWIDFNRNGIYEASELIISSSPSQTTPVSATFAVPADAYTGDKTVGMRVVLRYNALQTSPCETFNYGEVEDYAVKINADLAVNDPTATEIVVYPNPATDVLNVTKVSDKATFEFYNMTGQLVSKGLINERKVDVSTLVKGVYIISIKDGEETAKVKFIKK
- a CDS encoding DUF6759 domain-containing protein, translating into MTFFKKIYFLVFILLFAANFSAQKKLKDYSRIMRSTSIYEIDAFLKDAHPDDPKRIILKPRLIKLLKEYIKNAHPGDQRVPGFQEKIALLYRRPSTKISFDEMNEIIRQKQIAKLKAQLTTKNYAVQQDLGALQQSSTLMDADEQEEFLMLMAVSPTEHKNKTVQILNSLFDSDPSSTESIVMIENKSSCNMIMRIEGVGNTKYRLAVPTQTEGSIVVQKGSYLFTAKVCGADYASQKSIQKAIIVSLNNPGK
- the trmB gene encoding tRNA (guanosine(46)-N7)-methyltransferase TrmB is translated as MGKKNKLARFAENKTLPNVFQPTRDEALAEFPLKGKWRQEVFKNENPIVLELGCGKGEYSVGLGKAFPEKNFIGVDIKGARFWFGAKDALENNLQNVAFLRTQIELIDRFFAEDEVDEMWITFPDPQIKYRRTKHRMTHPDFLERYKKILKKDSIMHLKTDSEFLHGYTLGLLQGLGHEIVSAHHDIYGAPEYDPDTPLLREIKTYYETLFEAKGKTITYIKFKIK
- the rpsB gene encoding 30S ribosomal protein S2; the protein is MAKANVKDLLEAGVHFGHMTRKWNPNMAPYIFMEKNGIHIVDLHKTAVKLDEACSALEKITSAGKKVLFVATKKQAKEVVAKYAAELNMPYITERWPGGMLTNFVTIRKAVKKMNHIDKMKKDGTFETLSKKERLQVDRQRANLEKNLGSISDMVRLPSALFVVDIMKEHIAVTEAKKLGIPVFAIVDTNSDPRKVEYVIPGNDDASKSIDMILSVVSDSIKEGLSQRKADKEKSKEEGEKVSADADADFTSETSASAE
- the rpsI gene encoding 30S ribosomal protein S9, with the protein product MSTVHKIGRRKTSVARVYVRPGSGVITINKKDSKEYFGTDVLVYKINQPFLLTETVGQYDVTVNVFGGGITGQAEAIRLAVSRALCEINEEFRLLLKPHGLLTRDARMVERKKPGQKKARKKFQFSKR
- the rplM gene encoding 50S ribosomal protein L13, which codes for MNTLSYKTVSANKATANKEWVVVDAEGQPLGRLASKVAKILRGKHKTNFTPHADCGDNVIVLNAGKVTLSGNKWADKTYIWHTGYPGGQKSMTALELQKKDSLKVLEKSVKGMLPKNKLGSQLLGNLYLYEGTEHKHEAQQPKVININEFK
- a CDS encoding GLPGLI family protein is translated as MKKFAAVFLFFSVLSSAQNQRFMYDYTFVKDTLDKSNVTKELMYLDISKDGSKFYSRAVFVQDSTMYADFEKQIKNTGAMNVSVSFNGGSRGIVKDKILKNYPKQEVILESRVGRDLFHVAEDRKLNWKILPEKMKIGEFEAQKATTTFAGREWTAFFAPELPFQDGPYKFQGLPGLIVKLEDDSKTHVFELKGVTKYTPAVEVTSQFNSPAKPLAVNRVQYKKMFWDRRNDPAKDMKQLIASGGKFIIKDKNGVEISPATRIKEMEQGAKEANAKDNNLIEIDMLKL